The genomic window TTGCATGTATTAGGCACGCCGCCAGCGTTCATCCTGAGCCAGGATCAAACTCTCTAAGTTATATTTCCTAGTCTAATTATTCATACTGGTTAAAAAATTGACGTTTGTTTTGCTTGTACTTCTGTTTAGTTTTCAAAGATCAGATGCGCCATCTGCTCTCACAGATGATAGGCTTGCGCTTGATTTGCGCTTAACTATACTATCATTGGGTTTGCTTGTTGTCAAGCGATTTTTTTATCTTTCGCTCGACATTTTTTGCGCCCCTTAACATAGTTAAGAGCGGATTGTTGTTTTCCGCCTTAGCGGTTGCAACGTTGTTAACTATACTTTAACTTACTGGGCATTGCAAGACATTTGTTTTAAAAAAATAACTTTTTTTCTATAAAACAAAAAAGGCGCTATTTAGGCGTTTAAATAGCCACCTGTAAAGTAAAAATACTGATTAATTTAATTGAATAGCCATGTTTCAATAATATAAAAGGTCCTCCGGATTGGAGGACCTTATTCTTACACTAACGGCTGCGAGCGGCGGCAACGAATTGAAGTATTCGCATAAACAGATAAATGAAGTCGACATAAAGAGTAAGAGCGAAGTATAAAGCCAAGTTGCGCGACTCCACACCCGACTCACTAATTTTGGTAATACGCCAAACATCATACATAGTAATAAGCATGACGGCGCCAAAAGATACAAAACTGACAATCCACATAATTTGCGTCGACCGCATAAAGATATTTATCAGCATAAGAATGATGCTGCCAAAGAAGAGGCCGATTCCTACGAGACCGACTCCAGAAAGATTGCGCTTAGTATAGCGAGCATAGAGCGCCATAATTCCAAATACGCCAGCGGTTAAACCGAAAGCGATGCCTAACGTTTCCAATTCGTAGGTCAAAATAAGAGTCGATAACATAAGTCCCATATTCGCTGTATATAATATATAAGGAATAAGAATATTGGCATCGCCACCATGTCTAAACACTCGAACTTGAATATAAATAATTAAGATAATTTGAAAAATTGCGCTTCCGACCAAAAGCCAAAGGTACTTACTCAAAGCTAATTCCGGATTGGCGCCGTTTAAACCTAAGGACAATATTCCAACCGTTCCAAAAGCGACGACCGCTGTTATGAGTAAGCCTAAAAACATCCAGCCGAAAGACGCTGACAAAAGCCGATTTCTTTCCCTGGTTGACGTATCTACATAAGTTGCCATAATGTTGCCTCCATATAAAAACAATATATCATATATTAAAGTTGGAAATAATAAAAAACAGAACCGAAGTTCTGTTTTGTTTTTTATTCGCCAATGTTGGCAATGAGTTCGCGGAAACTTTCAACGGCAAGCGAAGCTCCGCCGACAAGAGCCCCATCGATGTCCGGTTCAGACAAATAATCTTTGACATTTACCGGTTTGACACTACCGCCATATAAAATACGAATCTTCTCCGCATTTTCTCCAAAGGAAGCACGGAGGAGCTTGCGAATATATCCGCAGACCTCTTGGGCTATTTCCTTGCTGGCATTTTTACCGGTGCCAATTGACCAAACCGGTTCATAAGCCACGACTAAATTCCGAACATCATCGGCCGAAAGACCTGAAAGGCCGATGCGAATCTGTTCTTCAACCACCGCTTTAGTTTCGCCCTTTTCAAACTGATCAAGGGTTTCGCCAACGCAATACAAAGGCACCATGTCAGCCGCAATTAAAGCTTTAATCTTGGCATTGCAATGCTCATTGGTTTCTCCGTAATACGAGCGTCTTTCCGAATGTCCGATAAGACACCAATTGATTCCAATCTCCTTAAGCATAGGAATTGAAATTTCACCCGTATAGGCACCATGATCAAATTCGCTGCAATTCTGCGAACCAACAATCAATTTCGGATTGATTTCTTTAACCGTTTTTAATCCAAGAAAAGTCGGGCATACTCCGATTTCAATTTCGCGTTGCTCGGCAAAGGCAGATAAGTCCAATGAGGCTTTAGCAAAAGCTTCCGCCTCTAAAATCGTCTTATTCATTTTCCAATTGCCAACTAATAATTTTTTGCGTCCCATTTTAACCTCTAATAATATCTATTCCCGGCAAGTGACCATCATTTTCAATCATCTCCAATGATGCTCCTCCGCCAGTTGAAACGTGACTAAACTCATCTTTATAGCCGAATTGGGCAACGGCCGCTGCACTATCGCCACCGCCAATAACGGTAAAAGCGCCCTTTAATTCAGCGATCGCCTTACAAATTTCAATGGTGCCAACAGCGAAATCTGATTGTTCAAATACGCCCATAGGCCCATTCCAAAATACCATTTTTGATTTGGCAATTTCAGAGGCATATATTTTAGCCGTTTCAGGGCCGATATCCATGCCTTCGTATCCCTCAGGGATATCTTGACCCACGACCTTTTTCTCTGTCCAACCTTCAAATCCGTTGGTAACGACGCTATCCACCGGTAGAAGAATGCGCCCTTTTGCTTCTTCAAAGCACTTTTTGGCGTAATCTAATTGATCGCTTTCAACTGGCGAAGTGCCAACCGTATAGCCCAACGCCTTCTTAAAGGTATATGCCATCGCTCCACCAATTAAAATCTTATCGCATTTTTTTAGAAGTGAGTCGATGACTTTGATTTTATCGCTAACCTTGAATCCGCCCAAAATAGCGACATAGGGGCGGTCTTCCGGTTTTACTTCGACACAGCGCGTTAAATTTTCGACTTCTTTTTCAACCAAGAAACCGACTGCGACCGGTTTCCCCTCCGCTTTCATCACTTCGGGAACGCCATAGGTCGAAGCATGTGCCCGGTGGGCACTGCCAAACGCATCCATCACGAAGGCATCGGCTATTGAAGCCCATTCTTGAGAAAGGACCGAATCATTTTTTTCCTCGCCCTTTTCATAACGGGTGTTCTGGACGAGTAATACTTCTCCTGGTTTAAGCATATCGACAAAATAGGCCAGTTTTTCGCCCCGTGTATCTGGGCAAAAACTGACATCATTCTTAGGAAGCAACTCCTGAAGATGGTTAACCAGAAAAACCATGTTGTTTTTCTTCTTAGCTTCGTCAATTTCTTCCGGGGTCTTCTTGTAACTGATTTTTCCAAGATGGCTCATTAAGATAACCGCCGCGCCTTTATCGAGCAATTCCTTAATTGTCGGAAGTGCTTGGACCATTCGGTTATCATCCCGAATAACTCCATCCTTTAATGGGACATTAAAGTCAACTCGGACAAGAACCTTTTTGCCTTTGACATCTAAGTCACTGACTAATTTCATTTTTAATCTCCTTGTTTTTTGAAAAAAAGCGCCCACTAAGGGCGCTTCCTCTAATCTTTTATGATTATTTAACGCCCAAGACTTTGGCCATTTCGCCGGCTAAACGGACGAATTGGCAGGTATAACTATATTCGTTGTCATACCAGGAAACCACTTTGACATATTGGGTGCCGTCCTTTTCGAAAACCTTCGTTTGGGTGGCATCAAATAATGAACCATAAGTAATGCCGATAATATCGGAACTTACGACTTCATCCTCGGTATAGCCGAGAAC from Bacilli bacterium includes these protein-coding regions:
- a CDS encoding Bax inhibitor-1 family protein translates to MATYVDTSTRERNRLLSASFGWMFLGLLITAVVAFGTVGILSLGLNGANPELALSKYLWLLVGSAIFQIILIIYIQVRVFRHGGDANILIPYILYTANMGLMLSTLILTYELETLGIAFGLTAGVFGIMALYARYTKRNLSGVGLVGIGLFFGSIILMLINIFMRSTQIMWIVSFVSFGAVMLITMYDVWRITKISESGVESRNLALYFALTLYVDFIYLFMRILQFVAAARSR
- the tpiA gene encoding triose-phosphate isomerase, producing the protein MGRKKLLVGNWKMNKTILEAEAFAKASLDLSAFAEQREIEIGVCPTFLGLKTVKEINPKLIVGSQNCSEFDHGAYTGEISIPMLKEIGINWCLIGHSERRSYYGETNEHCNAKIKALIAADMVPLYCVGETLDQFEKGETKAVVEEQIRIGLSGLSADDVRNLVVAYEPVWSIGTGKNASKEIAQEVCGYIRKLLRASFGENAEKIRILYGGSVKPVNVKDYLSEPDIDGALVGGASLAVESFRELIANIGE
- a CDS encoding phosphoglycerate kinase, which produces MKLVSDLDVKGKKVLVRVDFNVPLKDGVIRDDNRMVQALPTIKELLDKGAAVILMSHLGKISYKKTPEEIDEAKKKNNMVFLVNHLQELLPKNDVSFCPDTRGEKLAYFVDMLKPGEVLLVQNTRYEKGEEKNDSVLSQEWASIADAFVMDAFGSAHRAHASTYGVPEVMKAEGKPVAVGFLVEKEVENLTRCVEVKPEDRPYVAILGGFKVSDKIKVIDSLLKKCDKILIGGAMAYTFKKALGYTVGTSPVESDQLDYAKKCFEEAKGRILLPVDSVVTNGFEGWTEKKVVGQDIPEGYEGMDIGPETAKIYASEIAKSKMVFWNGPMGVFEQSDFAVGTIEICKAIAELKGAFTVIGGGDSAAAVAQFGYKDEFSHVSTGGGASLEMIENDGHLPGIDIIRG